From a region of the Synchiropus splendidus isolate RoL2022-P1 chromosome 12, RoL_Sspl_1.0, whole genome shotgun sequence genome:
- the igf2r gene encoding cation-independent mannose-6-phosphate receptor — MSVTLTLGSGSSRKLLLWSLVCVGCVLVRSGAEEGANPWYRDLCSYKWEAIDQDSNTGYTLKLCESSPPTSCGSGTAVCARNLGTNASRSVGELTLRTESGTVLDFNSTTQCQGGSTNVQATIGFQCGKTMGTPEFVAASQCVHYFEWRTYAACKKEKFKPHKEVPCYVFDSDGKKHDLTPLIKTSGGYLVDDGDDSVNFYINICRSLSGQQSSCEAGSAACLVTTDGSYNMGSPSSPLELMSSGRLRLRYEGTGGSSPSICNGHDPAVTITFTCPSSRLTASAPRLTAESNCRYEVEWVTEYACHRDYLESSSCKLTSEQHDISIDLTPLTLSSVDHPYHAFSGDGDEGYVYYLNVCGKVPTDECSDRDDFISSCQVKKNKDVKKVAGRFQNQTLRYSDGDLTLTYPGGSTCSTGFQRMTIINFECDRNATNGGLGTPVFTGETDCTYYFEWQTAHACVKEKEDLLCRVDDGSKHYDLSSLTRSPGSDAAGNWEAVDANAPKTDPRRFYLNVCHKVVQEGGASGCPEDAAICAVDKKKKKVLSLGSFLSPPQKTEKGSDIRLLYTDGDLCRENTRIQTIVTLKCKPGDLENAPVLRSISSDQCVYELEWYTAAACVLSRTQGDDCKVADSQAGFFFDLSPLTKVDGGYYNLTSGGYTYFINVCGPVKVAQCPEKAGACQVEKSSWSLGQASAKLSYYDGLIQLRYVDGSQYNNEQHTLRSTLISFLCDPEAGAGRPEFQVEDNYTYNFRWYSSYACPERPHECLVTDPNTLEQYDLSSLSRSTSGGNWQVMDLTDGKTLSKYYINVCRPLNAVAGCSRGASACKMKFDPDQGSRKEVVEVSNMGVSKRGPIIEGRDRLLLEFTDGSPCPGGQALQYRTVIHLICSRGSVSTGPRFFMFQNCTAIFKWETRAACAITTTQNNSCSVVDPNTGLLFNLQPLARPDGYQVNANGKDYVVNICSDVEQCGPGMAGCELENGRALSPVGLEKTLQYSTDGLLKLIYKGDLDSASATRDTFTINFVCDPKEDSGSLKLLREEMSTGQTHVTHEVLFEFFTALACVPAPVDCQIIDAHGNTYDLSHLMRDQEASPWVAVDTDAGKSRRFYINVCRPLPPVKGCPVGPLGSCAVIDGVYYNLGYVQSRPQAADDGSISIVYQSGDKCEPSGRRLSTRIIFQCDDNPGSPMFDRKDGCEYVFIWRTLEACPITKSQGDGCRVTDPRSGYIFDLNSLKGRDYSVRSDKYIYHLSVCSALQKGVCTHRDSDQVSSCQADGNTHKIAGTVNKVLSYVEDQLILNYTGGDTCHKIYQRTTVIYFSCSPGMSPGAPEFVKETPDCTYLFDWPTALACIPVKTTSCSFNNGQGQSYDLSPLASDSQNWEVEPSTDDTNRRFYINVCRSLVQKGGSWKCPSTAASCMKVGDNYLSLGQVKSGPSWDGSVLKLQYTGGQLCPDRVRNRSSVIRFKCDKDKVDSSPTLISSVEDCVFNFLWLTAAACPLSGAQHDDCRVSNPATGHLFDLNSLTQDGGYTVYDHKDPRKMIRLNICGNISNAGCEPEAAVCVKDGNSVVSGGQVSRKLSYKDHVLELTYEGGSSCPANPKLKHSTIIHFICRPSNMGSAPVKPVLVDSDDDTCTHFFSVHTHLACEQPVTCSVQNGSSLIDLTPLIHVSGFYTASDDALDLNGGSPDFYINICLPLNPIPGVTCPAGAAVCMDPEDGPPIDIGRITSGPQINKAGQVTITYYSTTKCAADPSLNLTSTIVFSCQRGLELGSPQMLSQQGCVYVFEWATPVVCPDYTNSSGCQLTDSQLQYTFDLSTLSGEVQVPVGSSSYRINVCGSVAEPACKKSAVCQVSGSGADKLAASFGISKAMTMGYQHENQAVLMQYGGGDLCPPKTSDGDVCVFPFTMMKKTYTECTTEGRTEGRMWCATTPNYDTDQKWGFCKPGSAKRQSSILFSCDPSAGHGSPQLLSETAGCSASFQWRTSAVCPPKKMECKLVTQHKTFELRGLSLRTEPWKFKHRGDSYFINLCQEIHGGLPGCPAGASVCRRTAAGTTQTLGRVYTQKMSYSEEKILVSYSAGDEVCGNGLKAKTIIVLSCGPTVGQPEISSVNDSSCEFRIQWQTRTACAVTQQVVEMVNGTITVPDTGVRFSLGALYFSHHQASGDIRSNGDRYIYHIQLSGINNASLSTCLGANVCQVKLNGVYRRKIGLSSKAEYYVNGANLDVKVPSESTCGREKTKKVSSTIMFRCNPSAGVGIPEFRGETDECQYLFMWHTDAVCGLTAIDGQTTDDGSSLGPVLSSRSRVAGEILSMLLLGLLLCVLALLLRNRERRELVMQKVTGCCRRGNQVSYKYSKVNMDEDGGEDEMEWLMEELETSPASAPAPSLSLHRSNGHITTKKVNTDGLHSFSLDEQEDDSEDEVLSVPGVRALKATAARPGGGSVFLQEESDEDLVGLLEHPDRKRPSGRPRSSGRQRTQRTPPARKPEEEDSDEDLLRV; from the exons gggacCCCAGAGTTCGTGGCTGCTTCTCAGTGCGTGCATTACTTCGAGTGGAGAACCTACGCCGCCTGCAAGAAAGAAAAGTTCAAACCCCACAAGGAG GTCCCCTGCTACGTCTTCGACTCTGACGGGAAGAAGCACGACCTCACGCCTCTGATCAAGACCAGCGGCGGATACCTGGTGGACGACGGCGACGACAGCGTCAACTTCTACATCAACATCTGCCGCAGCCTGA GTGGTCAGCAGTCGTCCTGTGAGGCGGGCTCTGCCGCCTGCCTGGTCACCACAGACGGGTCCTACAACATGGGTTCTCCGTCCAGCCCTCTGGAGCTCATGTCCAGCGGCAG ACTGAGGTTACGCTACGAAGGGACCGGCGGCTCCTCTCCCAGCATCTGCAACGGTCACGACCCTGCAGtcaccatcaccttcacctgccCCTCCAGCAGACTCACG GCCAGCGCTCCCAGACTGACGGCCGAGTCCAACTGTCGTTACGAGGTGGAGTGGGTGACGGAATACGCCTGTCACCGAGACTAcctggagagcagcagctgcaagCTGACCAGCGAGCAGCACGACATCTCCATCGACCTCACGCCTCTCACCCTCAGCT CTGTCGATCATCCCTATCACGCCTTCTCTGGAGATGGGGACGAGGGCTACGTCTACTACCTGAACGTCTGCGGCAAAGTCCCCACTGACGAGTGCAGCGATCGGGACGACTTCATTTCCTCCTGCCAGGTGAAGAAGAACAAAGACGTGAAGAAAGTGGCCGGACGCTTCCAGAACCAGACCCTGCG CTACTCGGACGGAGACCTGACGCTCACCTATCCCGGGGGCAGCACCTGCTCCACAGGCTTCCAGAGAATGACCATCATCAACTTTGAGTGCGACAGAAACGCAA CCAATGGCGGCCTGGGTACTCCAGTTTTCACCGGTGAGACCGACTGCACATACTACTTTGAGTGGCAGACAGCGCACGCCTGCGTCAAGGAGAAGGAGGATCTGCTGTGCCGGGTTGACGACGGCAGCAAGCACTACGACCTCTCTTCCCTGACTCGATCCCCTG GGTCGGACGCGGCGGGGAACTGGGAGGCTGTGGACGCCAACGCCCCCAAGACTGACCCCAGGAGGTTCTACCTCAACGTCTGTCACAAGGTGGTGCAGGAGGGCGGAGCCAGCGGCTGCCCGGAGGACGCTGCCATCTGTGCCGTCG acaagaagaagaagaaggtgctcaGCCTGGGCAGCTTCCTCTCCCCGCCTCAGAAGACTGAGaaaggaagtgacatcagacTCCTGTACACCGACGGAGACCTGTGCAGAGAAAACACTCGCATTCAAACCATCGTGACGCTCAAGTGCAAACCTG GAGACCTGGAAAACGCTCCGGTCCTGCGCAGCATCTCCTCCGACCAGTGCGTGTATGAGCTGGAGTGGTACACTGCTGCGGCCTGTGTCCTCTCCAGGACACAAGGAGACGACTGCAAGGTGGCGGACTCCCAGGCGG GCTTCTTCTTCGACCTGTCTCCGCTCACCAAAGTCGACGGCGGCTACTACAACCTGACCAGCGGCGGCTACACTTACTTCATCAATGTGTGCGGCCCCGTTAAAGTAGCCCAATGTCCTGAGAAGGCTGGAGCATGTCAGGTGGAGAAGAG CTCCTGGAGTCTGGGTCAGGCCAGCGCCAAACTGTCCTACTACGACGGGCTGATCCAGCTCCGCTATGTTGACGGGTCCCAGTACAACAATGAGCAGCACACGCTCAGATCCACGCTCATCTCGTTCCTCTGCGACCCGGAGGCTGGTGCCGGACGGCCCGAGTTCCAG GTGGAGGACAACTACACGTACAACTTCAGGTGGTACTCTTCGTACGCCTGTCCAGAGAGGCCCCACGAGTGTTTGGTGACTGACCCCAACACGCTGGAGCAGTACGACCTGTCCAG CCTCTCTCGCTCCACCTCCGGGGGCAACTGGCAAGTGATGGATTTGACGGACGGCAAGACTCTGTCCAAGTACTACATCAACGTGTGCCGGCCTCTGAACGCCGTGGCGGGCTGCAGCCGCGGCGCGTCGGCGTGTAAGATGAAGTTCGATCCTGACCAG GGTTCGCggaaggaggtggtggaggtcaGCAACATGGGTGTTTCTAAACGAGGGCCCATCATCGAGGGCCGCGACCGGCTGCTGCTGGAGTTCACCGACGGCTCGCCCTGCCCAGGCGGGCAGGCGCTCCAGTACCGGACCGTCATCCACCTGATCTGCTCCAGAGGCAGTGTG TCCACGGGCCCTCGGTTCTTCATGTTTCAGAACTGCACCGCCATCTTCAAGTGGGAGACCCGAGCCGCCTGCGCCATCACTACCACCCAGAACAAC AGCTGCTCCGTGGTCGACCCCAACACGGGCCTGCTCTTCAACCTCCAGCCTCTGGCTCGACCCGACGGCTACCAGGTCAACGCAAACGGGAAGGACTATGTG GTGAACATCTGCTCTGATGTGGAGCAGTGTGGGCCGGGCATGGCGGGCTGCGAGCTAGAGAACGGACGTGCTTTGAGCCCGGTGGGCCTGGAGAAGACGCTCCAGTACTCCACCGACGGACTGCTGAAGCTCATCTACAAAGGAGACCTGGACAGCGCCTCAG CCACTCGTGACACCTTCACCATCAACTTCGTCTGTGACCCCAAAGAGGACTCTGGATCCCTCAAGTTGCTGCGAGAGGAGATGAGTACTGGTCAAACCCACGTGACCCATGAGGTTCTCTTCGAGTTTTTCACCGCTCTGGCCTGTGTGCCTGCGCCCGTGGACTGCCAGATCATTG ACGCCCATGGAAACACATACGACCTGAGTCACCTGATGCGGGACCAAGAGGCCAGTCCGTGGGTCGCTGTGGACACAGACGCAGGAAAGTCCCGCAGGTTCTACATCAACGTGTGCAGGCCCCTCCCCCCAGTGAAGGGCTGCCCGG TGGGTCCTCTGGGGTCCTGCGCTGTCATCGATGGAGTCTACTACAACCTGGGCTACGTGCAGTCCCGTCCGCAGGCGGCCGACGACGGCTCCATCAGCATCGTGTACCAGAGCGGAGACAAGTGTGAGCCCAGCGGCCGCCGCCTCTCCACGCGCATCATCTTCCAGTGCGATGACAACCCG GGCTCGCCCATGTTCGACCGTAAGGACGGCTGTGAGTACGTCTTCATCTGGAGGACGTTGGAGGCGTGTCCCATCACAAAGTCTCAAG GTGACGGGTGTCGGGTCACTGACCCCAGAAGTGGCTACATCTTTGACCTGAACTCCCTGAAGGGCCGAGACTACTCGGTGCGCAGCGACAAGTACATCTACCACCTGTCGGTCTGCAGCGCCTTGCAGAAGGGCGTCTGCACGCACAGAGACAGCGACCAGGTGTCCTCCTGCCAGGCGGATGGAAACACCCACAAGATAGCAGGAACGGTCAACAAGGTTCTGAGCTACGTGGAAGACCAGCTGATCCTCAACTACACGGGGGGAGACACCTGTCACAAGATCTACCAGAGAACCACGGTGATCTACTTCTCCTGCAGCCCCGGCATGAGTCCA GGGGCACCAGAGTTTGTCAAGGAGACTCCAGACTGCACGTACCTGTTCGACTGGCCCACAGCCCTGGCCTGCATCCCGGTCAAGACCACCAGCTGCTCTTTCAA CAACGGTCAGGGTCAGTCATACGACCTCTCCCCTCTGGCCTCGGACTCTCAGAACTGGGAGGTGGAGCCGTCCACCGACGACACCAACAGAAGGTTCTATATCAACGTGTGCAGATCACTGGTGCAGAAGGGAG GGTCGTGGAAGTGCCCATCCACCGCCGCCTCCTGCATGAAGGTGGGTGACAACTACCTGAGCCTGGGGCAGGTGAAGTCCGGCCCCTCGTGGGACGGAAGCGTGCTGAAGCTCCAGTACACCGGCGGCCAGCTGTGTCCGGACCGAGTCCGCAACAGAAGCAGCGTCATCCGCTTCAAGTGCGACAAAGACAAAGTG GACTCCAGCCCCACGCTCATCTCCAGCGTGGAGGACTGCGTGTTCAACTTCCTGTGGCTCACGGCGGCGGCCTGCCCGCTCAGTGGCGCCCAGCATGACGACTGCCGAGTCAGCAACCCCGCCACAG GACATTTGTTCGACCTGAACAGCCTGACCCAGGACGGAGGTTACACCGTGTACGACCACAAGGACCCGCGGAAGATGATCCGCCTCAACATCTGCGGAAACATCAGCAATGCCGGGTGTGAGCCTGAAGCTG cggTGTGTGTGAAGGACGGCAACAGCGTGGTCAGCGGGGGCCAGGTGAGCAGGAAGCTCTCGTACAAGGATCACGTCCTGGAGCTGACGTATGAAGGCGGAAGCTCTTGTCCCGCGAACCCCAAGCTCAAGCACAGCACCATCATCCACTTCATCTGCAG ACCCTCCAACATGGGCTCAGCCCCTGTGAAGCCGGTCCTGGTCGACTCGGACGatgacacatgcacacacttctTCTCAGTGCACACACACTTGGCCTGCGAACAACCT GTCACATGTTCGGTCCAAAATGGGTCTTCCCTGATCGACCTGACTCCTCTGATCCACGTCAGTGGGTTTTACACCGCCTCAG ATGACGCTTTGGACCTGAACGGCGGCTCTCCGGACTTCTACATCAACATCTGTCTGCCACTGAACCCCATCCCAGGAGTCACCTGCCCGGCCGGAGCTGCAGTCTGCATGGACCCTGAGGACGGGCCACCCATC GACATCGGCCGGATCACGAGCGGCCCCCAGATCAACAAGGCTGGTCAGGTCACCATCACCTACTACAGCACCACCAAATGTGCCGCTGACCCGTCCCTCAACCTCACGTCCACCATCGTCTTCAGCTGCCAGAGAGGACTGGAGCTG ggCTCCCCTcaaatgctgagtcagcagggcTGCGTGTACGTCTTTGAGTGGGCCACTCCAGTGGTGTGCCCGGACTACACCAACTCCAGCGGCTGCCAGCTCACCGACTCGCAGCTCCAGTACACCTTCGACCTGTCTACTCTGTCCGGGGAGGTCCAG GTTCCAGTCGGCTCGAGTTCCTACCGGATCAACGTGTGCGGGTCAGTGGCAGAACCAGCCTGTAAGAAGAGTGCGGTCTGCCAGGTGTCTGGCTCCGGAGCGGACAAGTTGGCAGCATCGTTTGGCATCAGCAAGGCCATGACGATGGGCTACCAGCACGAGAACCAGGCCGTCCTCATGCAGTACGGTGGAGGAGATCTCTGCCCCCCCA AGACCAGCGACGGAGACGTCTGCGTCTTCCCCTTCACCATGATGAAGAAGACGTACACTGAGTGCACCACAGAGGGGAGGACTGAGGGCAGGATGTGGTGCGCCACCACGCCCAACTATGACACCGACCAGAAGTGGGGGTTCTGTAAACCAG GCTCCGCAAAGCGCCAGTCGTCCATACTCTTCAGCTGCGACCCGTCAGCAGGCCATGGTTCTCCTCAGCTACTCTCAGAAACGGCCGGGTGCTCGGCCTCCTTCCAGTGGAGGACCAGCGCCGTCTGTCCCCCGAAGAAGATGGAATGTAAACTTGTCACCCAGCACAAGACCTTTGAGCTGCGGGGCCTGTCCTTGCGCACGGAGCCGTGGAAGTTCAAGCACAGAGGAGACTC ATACTTCATCAACCTGTGCCAGGAGATCCACGGAGGGCTGCCTGGATGTCCCGCCGGAGCGTCGGTGTGCCGCCGTACTGCAGCCGGGACCACGCAGACGCTGGGCCGCGTCTACACGCAGAAGATGAGCTACTCTG AGGAAAAGATCCTGGTCAGCTACTCCGCCGGAGATGAGGTTTGTGGGAACGGCCTGAAGGCAAAGACCATCATTGTGCTGAGCTGTGGACCCACGGTCGGACAGCCCGAGATCTCAAG cgTCAACGACTCGTCCTGCGAGTTCCGGATCCAGTGGCAGACCCGGACGGCGTGTGCAGTGACACAGCAGGTGGTGGAGATGGTGAACGGGACCATCACAGTCCCTGACACAGGGGTCCGCTTCAGCCTGGGGGCACTCTACTTCAG CCACCACCAGGCGTCCGGAGATATCCGGTCCAATGGCGACCGCTACATCTACCACATCCAGCTGTCCGGCATCAATAACGCCTCGCTGTCCACCTGCCTCGGCGCCAACGTCTGTCAGGTCAAGCTCAACGGCGTCTACAGACGGAAGATCGGCCTGTCCAGCAAAGCCGAGTACTACGTGAATG GAGCAAACCTGGATGTCAAAGTTCCATCCGAGTCCACGTGTGGCCGAGAGAAGACCAAAAAGGTGTCGTCCACCATCATGTTCCGCTGCAACCCCTCCGCTGGCGTGGGCATCCCCGAGTTCCGGGGGGAGACGGACGAGTGCCAGTACCTGTTCATGTGGCACACGGACGCTGTGTGCGGCCTCAC ggCCATTGACGGTCAGACGACGGACGACGGCAGCAGTCTGGGGCCGGTCCTGAGCTCGAGGAGCCGGGTGGCGGGCGAGATCCTCAGCATGCTGCTGCTGGGCCTGCTGCTATGTgtgctggctctgctgctgcgcaacagggagcggag AGAGCTGGTGATGCAGAAGGTGACGGGCTGCTGCCGGAGAGGAAACCAGGTCTCCTACAAATACTCCAAG gTGAACATGGACGAAGACGGCGGCGAGGACGAGATGGAGTGGctgatggaggagctggagacgtCGCCGGCCTCGGCCCCGGCCCCGTCGCTCTCTCTGCACCGCAGCAACGGCCACATCACCACCAAGAAGGTGAACACGGACGGCCTGCACTCCTTCTCCCTGGATGAGCAGGAGgacgacagcgaggacgaggtGCTGAGCGTGCCGGGCGTGCGAGCGCTCAAGGCCACGGCGGCCCGCCCCGGTGGCGGCAGCGTCTTCCTGCAG GAGGAGAGCGACGAGGACCTGGTGGGCCTCCTGGAGCACCCGGACAGGAAGCGCCCGAGCGGCAGGCCGCGCTCCTCGGGCCGTCAGCGCACTCAGCGCACGCCGCCGGCTCGGaaacctgaggaggaggacagtgacGAGGACCTGCTGAGGGtgtga